A section of the Acidobacteriota bacterium genome encodes:
- the ftsY gene encoding signal recognition particle-docking protein FtsY: MIQTLFGSLDEVQKPSFLDRMKEAVTRTRENLAERIEDVVAIGKEIDRSTLDDLEATLISADLGSTTTHEVLQKLRDKADRKQIKDVTELKRLLKEELLAILTSSTAARPLTKVDGTPEVILVVGVNGTGKTTTIGKLSQVFRSQGKTVLLCAADTFRAAAIEQLEIWGQRTGTEVIKTKAGGDPSAVLFDALQAAAARKTDYVIVDTAGRLHNKQNLMMELEKMKRTAERIIPGAPHETLLVMDATTGQNGLQQARQFTQSAGVTGIVLTKLDGTAKGGVVVAISRELGLPVRFVGVGEKAGDLLPFDAKEFVDSLFA, from the coding sequence ATGATTCAGACGCTGTTCGGCAGTCTCGACGAAGTCCAGAAGCCAAGTTTCCTTGATCGTATGAAGGAAGCGGTGACGCGCACCCGCGAGAACCTGGCGGAGCGCATCGAGGACGTCGTCGCCATTGGCAAGGAGATTGACCGCTCCACTCTCGACGATCTGGAAGCGACCCTGATCAGCGCCGACCTCGGCAGCACGACCACCCACGAAGTCCTGCAGAAGCTGCGCGATAAAGCCGATCGTAAGCAGATCAAAGATGTAACCGAACTGAAGCGACTGCTCAAAGAGGAATTGCTGGCGATCCTGACCTCGTCAACCGCCGCCCGTCCGCTCACGAAAGTGGACGGCACCCCCGAAGTCATTCTCGTCGTGGGCGTGAACGGCACTGGCAAGACGACTACGATCGGCAAGCTGTCGCAAGTTTTTCGCTCGCAAGGTAAGACCGTCCTGCTCTGTGCGGCTGACACTTTCCGCGCCGCCGCCATCGAGCAACTGGAAATCTGGGGACAGCGCACCGGCACGGAAGTGATCAAAACGAAAGCCGGCGGCGATCCATCCGCCGTCCTGTTCGACGCCCTGCAGGCCGCTGCTGCACGAAAGACCGACTACGTGATCGTCGACACTGCCGGCCGGTTGCACAACAAGCAGAACCTGATGATGGAACTGGAAAAGATGAAGCGCACCGCCGAGCGCATCATCCCCGGCGCGCCCCATGAGACATTGCTCGTGATGGACGCGACTACTGGACAGAACGGATTGCAGCAGGCACGCCAGTTCACGCAGTCCGCCGGCGTCACCGGAATCGTGCTCACAAAACTCGATGGCACTGCCAAAGGTGGTGTCGTGGTCGCCATCTCGCGCGAGTTAGGACTACCGGTGCGCTTCGTCGGCGTCGGCGAAAAAGCTGGCGACTTGCTGCCCTTCGACGCCAAGGAATTTGTGGATTCGTTGTTTGCATAG
- a CDS encoding FdhF/YdeP family oxidoreductase, with protein sequence MRDFSPEPPLEAEGPSIEDRPKASTGLPAAVNSLVVSLRQLGAGRTYDTWRMVNKVDGFDCPGCAWADPDGKPHAIEFCENGAKAFADDASTRLCGPEIFSRHTVAELARHSDLWLNAQGRIAEPMFLPPSEDHYRPISWPEAFRIIADELRACSTPAEAVFYTSGKAINESAFLFQLLARQFGTNNLPDCSNMCHESSGFALKEALGAGKATVTLEDLEGADVIIILGQNPGTNHPRMLASLETAKKRGARIVAVNPLKEVGLTRFIHPQDPMAILTNGTALADLYLQVRINGDVALLQGLAKCLLASDALDREFLGQHTIGFAEYRRHIEAADWDVIVRESGIERPQIEQAAQMLATSRGTVACWAMGLTQHENAVDNIRELTNLLLIGGHIGRPNAGLFCVRGHSNVQGDRTMGIAEEMPEAFYAALEKEFAITSPRKPGYNTVEAIEAMVAGSVRVFLSLGGNFLSATPDTHAVAEGLRKTRLTVSIATRLNRAHLVTGDAALILPCLSRTELDQVGSVENTVSWISSTRGIFPPISPALRSEVAIVAGIADALFNTTWTSDYATDYARLRDRISRIVPGFENFNDRLGQGGFYAPVPAKQREFRTASGKAEFAVCQIQPLPVEPGQLVLTSIRTHDQFNTTIYGNNDRYRGIHDGRRVIFLHPEDMRERGLVARQLVDITSHYREEKRTIQSVRAIPYDLPRGNAAMYFPESNPLVPLGQRARGSMTPASKSVIISIVASRSNTP encoded by the coding sequence ATGCGGGACTTCTCCCCCGAACCGCCTCTCGAAGCTGAGGGCCCCAGCATCGAAGACCGGCCGAAGGCCTCCACCGGCCTGCCCGCCGCCGTCAATTCGCTCGTCGTATCGCTGCGCCAGCTTGGCGCCGGCCGCACGTATGACACGTGGCGGATGGTCAACAAAGTCGACGGCTTCGACTGCCCCGGCTGCGCCTGGGCCGATCCCGACGGAAAGCCCCACGCAATTGAATTCTGCGAGAACGGAGCCAAAGCCTTCGCCGACGACGCATCGACTCGTCTCTGCGGACCCGAAATATTCTCCCGACACACGGTAGCGGAGCTCGCCCGCCACAGCGACCTCTGGCTCAATGCCCAGGGACGTATCGCGGAGCCCATGTTCCTCCCCCCGTCGGAAGACCATTACCGTCCGATCTCGTGGCCCGAAGCCTTCCGCATCATCGCCGACGAACTACGAGCCTGCTCCACTCCCGCCGAAGCAGTCTTCTACACCAGCGGAAAAGCGATTAACGAGTCCGCATTCCTTTTCCAACTGCTCGCCCGACAGTTCGGCACGAACAATCTGCCGGACTGCTCCAACATGTGTCACGAATCGTCAGGCTTCGCGCTGAAAGAGGCACTGGGAGCAGGCAAAGCCACGGTGACCCTTGAAGATCTCGAGGGCGCGGACGTGATCATCATCCTCGGCCAGAATCCGGGGACCAATCATCCGCGCATGTTGGCTTCGCTTGAAACAGCCAAGAAGCGCGGCGCACGCATTGTTGCGGTCAACCCACTGAAAGAAGTTGGCTTGACCCGTTTCATCCACCCGCAGGATCCGATGGCCATTCTGACGAATGGCACGGCGCTCGCCGATCTCTATCTGCAAGTGCGGATCAACGGCGACGTCGCTCTTCTCCAGGGACTCGCCAAGTGCCTTTTGGCGAGCGATGCCCTCGACCGCGAGTTCCTCGGCCAGCACACCATTGGATTTGCCGAATATCGCCGCCACATCGAGGCCGCAGATTGGGATGTAATCGTCCGCGAATCCGGCATCGAGCGCCCGCAGATCGAGCAAGCCGCGCAGATGCTGGCCACGAGTCGAGGCACCGTTGCGTGCTGGGCAATGGGCCTGACGCAGCACGAAAACGCCGTCGACAATATCCGCGAACTGACAAACCTGTTGCTCATCGGAGGTCACATCGGACGTCCCAACGCGGGCCTGTTCTGCGTGCGGGGACACTCCAACGTTCAGGGCGACCGCACGATGGGAATCGCCGAAGAGATGCCCGAAGCCTTCTATGCCGCGCTGGAGAAGGAATTTGCCATCACCTCTCCACGCAAGCCCGGCTACAACACGGTCGAAGCAATCGAAGCCATGGTCGCGGGAAGCGTGCGAGTATTCCTCAGCCTCGGTGGCAATTTCCTCTCTGCCACGCCGGACACTCACGCGGTCGCCGAGGGCCTGCGAAAAACGCGATTGACTGTCTCGATCGCCACCCGCCTCAATCGCGCTCATCTCGTGACGGGCGATGCAGCGCTGATCTTGCCTTGCTTATCCCGCACCGAACTGGATCAGGTGGGCTCGGTCGAAAACACTGTCTCGTGGATCTCATCCACGCGCGGAATCTTTCCGCCGATCTCGCCCGCGTTGCGCAGTGAAGTTGCCATCGTGGCGGGAATCGCCGACGCACTCTTCAACACCACATGGACCAGCGATTACGCCACCGACTACGCTCGCCTGCGCGACCGAATTTCCCGCATCGTCCCCGGTTTCGAAAATTTCAACGACCGCCTCGGACAGGGCGGCTTCTACGCACCCGTCCCCGCCAAGCAACGTGAGTTTCGCACCGCCAGTGGAAAGGCGGAGTTTGCAGTCTGCCAGATCCAGCCTCTGCCCGTTGAGCCCGGTCAACTGGTGCTGACCAGCATCCGGACGCACGATCAATTCAATACCACCATCTACGGCAATAACGATCGCTATCGCGGCATCCACGACGGACGGCGAGTCATATTTCTGCATCCAGAAGACATGCGAGAGCGCGGCCTGGTCGCTCGACAACTGGTGGATATCACGAGCCACTACCGGGAAGAAAAAAGAACCATTCAATCCGTCAGAGCAATTCCGTACGATCTTCCGCGTGGAAACGCGGCCATGTATTTTCCGGAATCCAATCCGCTCGTCCCTTTAGGACAGCGTGCCCGAGGCAGCATGACGCCTGCCTCGAAGTCCGTCATCATCAGCATCGTGGCCAGTCGCTCAAACACACCGTAG
- a CDS encoding NAD+ synthase — MKIALGQINPTVGDFSGNAAKIIQFAQQARDAGAGLILFPELSICGYPPRDLVERPSFVAHNREMVEKIAAATNGIAVICGLVTPAKAETGKSVMNSAALLRDGRIEFIQSKMLLPTYDVFDEARNFAPAKSQQLFDGGGKQIALTICEDAWNDKHFWHRRLYGVDPVEELIKMGGNLVLNISASPFWLGKRELRRDMLATIAKNDNVPVAMVNQVGGNDSLVFDGSSLVIAPDGRVIAQGKSFAEDLIYFDTQSLTGDMHEQIEGDEASAYEALVLGTRDYIRKCGFQRVIIGLSGGIDSALTAAIAVDAVGAGNVTGVGMPGPYSSQGSIDDARQLAENLGIRFELLSINEMYKACRETLAPVFAGMPEDATEENIQSRSRGMVLMSLSNKFGALVLSTGNKSELAVGYCTLYGDMVGGLAVISDVPKTLVYRLSEYVNLRREVIPRATIDKPPSAELKPDQKDSDSLPPYDVLDAILEDYVEEARSAEQIAVAHDLNLDLVKRVIHMVERSEYKRQQAAPGIKISTKAFGYGRRLPIAAKPEM; from the coding sequence GTGAAGATCGCCCTTGGCCAGATCAACCCCACGGTAGGGGATTTTTCTGGTAACGCTGCCAAAATCATTCAGTTTGCGCAACAAGCCCGTGACGCCGGTGCCGGGCTGATTCTATTTCCGGAACTTTCCATTTGCGGATATCCGCCCCGCGACCTGGTAGAGCGGCCGTCATTTGTGGCCCACAATCGCGAGATGGTGGAGAAGATCGCGGCGGCGACGAACGGGATTGCCGTGATCTGCGGGCTCGTCACTCCAGCGAAGGCCGAGACCGGCAAGTCGGTAATGAACTCGGCGGCTCTGCTGCGCGATGGCCGGATCGAATTCATCCAGTCGAAGATGCTGCTTCCCACCTACGATGTTTTTGACGAGGCACGCAATTTCGCTCCTGCGAAGAGTCAGCAATTATTTGATGGCGGAGGAAAGCAGATTGCGCTCACGATTTGCGAAGACGCGTGGAACGACAAGCATTTCTGGCATCGACGGCTGTATGGAGTGGACCCAGTCGAAGAGTTGATCAAGATGGGCGGCAACCTGGTGCTGAATATTTCAGCGTCGCCATTCTGGCTGGGCAAGCGTGAGTTGCGGCGCGACATGCTGGCGACGATTGCGAAGAATGACAACGTTCCGGTCGCAATGGTGAACCAGGTGGGCGGCAACGACAGCCTGGTGTTCGATGGATCGAGCCTGGTGATTGCTCCGGACGGACGGGTGATCGCACAGGGTAAGTCATTTGCTGAAGATCTCATCTACTTCGACACGCAAAGCCTTACCGGCGACATGCATGAACAGATTGAGGGCGACGAGGCCAGTGCCTACGAAGCGCTGGTGCTCGGCACGCGCGACTACATTCGCAAATGCGGATTCCAGCGTGTGATCATCGGACTGAGTGGCGGCATCGATTCGGCGCTCACAGCCGCAATTGCCGTTGACGCGGTCGGGGCAGGGAACGTTACGGGCGTCGGGATGCCGGGACCCTACTCGTCGCAAGGATCGATCGACGACGCTCGCCAGCTGGCTGAGAATCTCGGGATTCGATTCGAGTTGCTGTCCATCAACGAAATGTACAAGGCTTGCCGCGAGACGCTGGCTCCGGTATTTGCGGGAATGCCAGAGGATGCAACGGAAGAAAATATTCAGTCGCGCAGCCGGGGCATGGTGCTGATGTCTCTTTCCAATAAATTTGGGGCGCTGGTGCTTTCGACCGGCAACAAGAGCGAACTCGCGGTTGGATATTGCACGCTCTACGGCGACATGGTGGGTGGGCTGGCGGTGATCTCCGATGTACCTAAAACGCTGGTGTATCGACTGAGTGAATACGTGAACCTGAGGAGAGAGGTAATCCCGCGGGCCACCATCGACAAGCCACCCTCGGCGGAATTGAAGCCCGACCAGAAGGATTCTGACTCTCTGCCGCCATACGATGTGCTGGACGCGATCCTGGAAGACTATGTGGAAGAGGCGCGGTCGGCGGAGCAGATTGCGGTGGCGCATGATCTGAACCTCGACCTTGTGAAGCGCGTGATCCACATGGTGGAGCGCAGCGAATATAAGCGCCAACAGGCGGCGCCGGGAATCAAGATCTCTACCAAAGCGTTTGGCTACGGGCGCAGGTTGCCGATTGCGGCGAAGCCGGAAATGTAA
- a CDS encoding thioredoxin domain-containing protein: MTSMLRTFLVIACCAAVAAAQTKPATGSKPVAKTAPKPAPAAPVAADSSALPSEEVITAFMNQMVGYNGGVTFRVADVRPTGVGGLTEVLVVITDAQGANTNRFYVTSDGKHAVTGDIIPFGPKPFEQSRVKLEKSLTGPSKGPSKAPVTIVEFSDMQCPHCKVVAPIVESLLAQEPDAHFVFQNFPLPGHDWAQKAAGYVDCIGRDAKAKDAVWKFVQKTFEQQESITAANADEKLKAIATDSGSDAEAAATCAVKPDTQSRIEASLALGKSVGVNGTPSIFINGRMLTGGVPLEVMKQIVDFQKSDAAK; the protein is encoded by the coding sequence ATGACAAGCATGTTGCGTACTTTCCTCGTAATCGCCTGCTGCGCTGCTGTCGCGGCTGCCCAAACCAAACCCGCAACTGGGTCGAAGCCTGTCGCCAAGACCGCTCCGAAACCAGCACCTGCGGCTCCCGTGGCTGCCGATAGCTCCGCGCTGCCCTCAGAGGAAGTGATCACGGCCTTCATGAACCAGATGGTTGGGTACAACGGGGGCGTGACATTTCGGGTAGCGGACGTTCGTCCCACCGGCGTGGGAGGGCTCACGGAAGTGCTGGTCGTGATTACGGACGCACAGGGTGCCAACACGAACCGCTTTTACGTTACGAGCGACGGCAAGCACGCGGTGACGGGCGACATTATCCCGTTTGGTCCAAAGCCGTTCGAACAGAGCCGCGTCAAGCTTGAAAAGAGTCTGACGGGGCCGTCGAAAGGGCCGTCCAAAGCTCCAGTGACGATCGTCGAATTTAGTGACATGCAGTGTCCGCATTGCAAGGTGGTTGCTCCCATCGTGGAGTCGCTGCTGGCGCAGGAACCGGACGCTCACTTTGTGTTTCAGAATTTCCCCCTTCCCGGTCACGACTGGGCGCAAAAGGCCGCTGGCTACGTGGATTGCATTGGACGTGATGCAAAGGCGAAGGATGCGGTGTGGAAGTTCGTCCAGAAAACATTCGAGCAACAGGAAAGTATTACCGCGGCCAATGCAGACGAAAAGTTGAAAGCGATCGCTACCGATTCGGGGTCGGATGCAGAAGCGGCTGCAACCTGCGCAGTAAAGCCGGACACGCAGTCCAGAATTGAGGCGTCTCTGGCGTTGGGGAAATCCGTGGGTGTCAACGGTACGCCGTCAATTTTTATCAACGGGCGCATGTTAACCGGCGGGGTGCCTCTGGAGGTGATGAAGCAGATCGTGGACTTCCAGAAGTCGGACGCCGCGAAGTAA
- a CDS encoding GHMP kinase: protein MAGKTSGVLQPTITAHAPCRADLAGGTIDLWPLYLFHPGAMTLNFAVEILTTCRVTPLKGQRIELCSVDTSREETFADLDALVAAKKHQHVLAAYLVRYFAPERGLRVETNSQSPAGAGISGSSALMIATTAALARFTGRDLDLETMRVIAQNVEAQVISVPTGCQDYYPALYGGVSAIHLDADGVRRAAVPVAPEEIELRFVLVYTGAPRKSGINNWEVFKAHINGDKHVFRNLEKIGEIAREMHQALLRHDWEDVARLLREEWKSRRTNAPGITTPLIDKLIAVARKHGGRAAKVCGAGGGGCVLMMVEEGAKEAVSNAVARAGGHILPLRVARDGLRVETQA from the coding sequence ATGGCTGGAAAGACCTCGGGAGTCCTGCAACCAACAATTACCGCTCATGCTCCGTGCCGCGCCGACCTGGCGGGAGGCACGATCGATCTTTGGCCGCTCTACCTGTTTCATCCTGGGGCGATGACGTTGAACTTCGCGGTTGAGATACTGACCACTTGCCGGGTGACGCCGCTCAAAGGACAGCGTATTGAACTGTGCTCGGTGGATACGAGCCGCGAGGAAACGTTCGCTGATCTCGACGCGCTGGTGGCCGCAAAAAAACATCAGCATGTGCTGGCGGCCTATCTGGTGCGGTACTTTGCGCCGGAGCGCGGGCTACGAGTGGAAACGAATTCTCAGTCTCCTGCGGGCGCAGGAATTTCGGGATCGTCGGCACTCATGATCGCGACGACCGCGGCACTAGCCCGGTTTACAGGACGCGATCTGGATCTGGAAACGATGCGCGTAATTGCGCAGAACGTGGAAGCGCAAGTGATCAGCGTGCCCACCGGATGCCAGGATTATTATCCGGCGCTGTATGGCGGCGTCAGTGCCATTCATCTCGACGCCGATGGGGTGCGCCGAGCAGCCGTTCCGGTTGCTCCGGAAGAGATCGAACTGCGTTTCGTGCTGGTCTACACGGGCGCGCCGCGAAAATCTGGAATCAATAACTGGGAAGTATTCAAAGCTCACATCAACGGCGATAAACACGTGTTCCGCAATTTGGAAAAAATTGGCGAGATCGCCCGCGAGATGCACCAGGCACTGTTGCGGCATGACTGGGAAGATGTCGCACGGCTTCTCCGCGAGGAATGGAAGTCGCGCCGTACTAATGCTCCGGGTATTACGACTCCGTTAATCGACAAGCTGATCGCGGTAGCGCGAAAGCATGGCGGGCGCGCCGCCAAGGTTTGCGGGGCGGGCGGAGGCGGATGCGTCCTGATGATGGTAGAAGAAGGCGCGAAGGAAGCGGTGTCGAACGCGGTCGCGCGGGCGGGTGGACACATTTTGCCGCTGAGAGTAGCAAGGGATGGATTGCGTGTGGAGACGCAAGCGTAG
- a CDS encoding HAMP domain-containing protein has translation MSPKLPIPTRVPLLYVILGVLLALSVVPMYFYSAQIETMNRDRLKTNEMLLQNTVTRSLADDISQHQETLRMMLSNLASSIQVTTGNDIGAQNIAAPELRALLEHFVSSSNDIAYATVLNLDAKGISAGRIEPDAFLQRELERAYAAAHEKRSYSGQPLVVGGGKSARTVLLVSTPIVYGDRFLGMIGCVVDLQYLIRRLQEVNRAGLIPYVVDSQGRLVAAASAEFATGQDMTTFDIVRSFVDDGGKAQLAATREFTVRSGKNNTEMLGTYSPVSALDWAVVVQKPRAEAYSSIYEMQRIGRLLALLAVFLSIGLSIFSARRITHPLQVLAESSRAIAKGDFTQRVHIKTRTEIGELASTFNTMSEELEQFVEDLRRAADENKALFMGSIQMLAGAVDEKDPYTRGHSDRVTKYSLMIATEMGLDPGFLEILRISAQLHDVGKIGIEDRILKKPGALTPEEFEIMKTHTTKGANLLRPVTQLREMLPGIELHHEALNGRGYPYGLSGDDIPLLPRVIAVADTFDALTTNRPYQQAHDPYEAIRIIENLSGKRLDPTAVTALLAIFLRGDIKIPKQGTPAGATPSIPGPITPLDPTIVDTRRS, from the coding sequence TTGTCACCCAAGCTGCCCATCCCAACCCGCGTGCCGCTGCTCTACGTCATCCTTGGCGTGTTGCTGGCGCTCAGTGTCGTCCCCATGTATTTCTATTCGGCGCAGATTGAAACCATGAATCGCGACCGGCTGAAAACCAACGAGATGCTGTTGCAGAACACTGTTACGCGATCGTTGGCCGACGACATTTCTCAACATCAGGAAACGCTGCGCATGATGTTGTCGAACCTCGCCTCATCGATCCAGGTGACGACCGGCAACGATATCGGAGCGCAAAATATCGCGGCCCCGGAACTGCGAGCACTGTTGGAGCATTTCGTTTCGTCCTCGAATGACATTGCGTACGCCACCGTCCTGAACCTCGACGCCAAAGGCATTTCCGCCGGACGCATCGAGCCGGACGCATTTCTACAACGCGAACTCGAGCGTGCCTACGCCGCCGCTCATGAAAAACGAAGCTATAGCGGACAGCCGCTGGTGGTGGGCGGCGGAAAATCCGCGCGGACCGTTCTCCTGGTCAGCACGCCTATCGTGTACGGCGACCGCTTCCTGGGAATGATCGGATGTGTCGTCGATCTGCAATACCTGATCCGCCGCTTGCAGGAAGTGAACCGCGCCGGGCTCATCCCCTACGTGGTCGATAGCCAGGGACGCCTGGTCGCCGCCGCCTCTGCCGAGTTTGCCACCGGGCAGGACATGACCACCTTCGACATCGTCCGCAGTTTTGTCGACGATGGCGGCAAGGCTCAACTCGCGGCCACACGCGAATTTACCGTGCGCAGCGGCAAGAACAATACCGAAATGCTGGGAACCTACAGCCCTGTTTCCGCACTGGACTGGGCGGTCGTGGTCCAAAAGCCGCGCGCGGAAGCGTATAGCAGCATCTATGAAATGCAGCGCATCGGCCGTCTGCTCGCGCTGCTGGCAGTTTTCCTGAGCATCGGCCTGAGCATTTTTTCCGCGCGCCGCATCACGCATCCGCTGCAAGTGCTGGCGGAATCCAGCCGCGCGATTGCCAAGGGAGACTTCACCCAGCGCGTTCACATCAAAACGCGAACCGAAATCGGTGAACTGGCGTCTACCTTCAACACCATGTCGGAGGAACTGGAGCAGTTCGTTGAAGACCTGCGTCGCGCCGCCGACGAAAACAAAGCCCTCTTCATGGGCTCGATTCAAATGCTCGCTGGTGCAGTCGACGAAAAAGATCCTTACACCCGCGGCCACTCCGACCGCGTCACGAAATACTCGCTCATGATCGCTACCGAAATGGGGTTGGATCCCGGCTTCCTTGAGATCCTCCGCATCTCAGCGCAATTGCACGACGTCGGCAAGATCGGCATTGAAGACCGGATTCTGAAAAAGCCCGGCGCACTGACGCCCGAAGAATTCGAGATCATGAAGACGCACACCACCAAGGGTGCGAACCTTCTCCGTCCGGTCACGCAGCTGCGCGAAATGTTGCCCGGCATCGAACTCCATCACGAGGCACTCAACGGACGCGGCTATCCCTACGGGCTTTCCGGAGACGACATTCCTCTACTGCCCCGCGTGATCGCCGTCGCCGACACCTTCGATGCGCTCACCACCAACCGCCCTTATCAGCAGGCACACGATCCGTACGAAGCCATACGGATCATCGAGAATCTTTCCGGCAAGCGCCTCGACCCGACTGCCGTCACCGCTCTGTTGGCAATCTTCCTTCGCGGAGACATCAAAATTCCCAAACAAGGGACTCCCGCCGGAGCGACTCCTTCTATACCCGGTCCAATCACTCCACTCGATCCAACTATCGTCGATACGCGCAGATCGTAG
- a CDS encoding MerR family transcriptional regulator → MQREFTSNEVMILTGITARQLQWWDERSIVIPERRGHRRVYAWDQLVTVAVICQLRRRGFSLQRMRRVIRFLQQEFGTSLAATVGASSEYHLLTDGTNLFLRTSARQVVDLLKNSQQPMLDICLSDEVRRVKAEIQAQKKDAASEQIRPLRRIQKA, encoded by the coding sequence ATGCAGCGGGAATTTACATCCAATGAAGTGATGATCCTGACCGGGATCACCGCACGCCAGCTGCAATGGTGGGACGAACGCAGCATCGTGATCCCGGAACGGCGAGGCCATCGCCGGGTCTATGCCTGGGACCAACTGGTGACCGTGGCCGTGATCTGCCAACTGCGCCGCCGCGGATTTTCTCTGCAGCGCATGCGTAGAGTCATCCGCTTCCTGCAGCAGGAATTTGGAACCAGCTTGGCCGCCACCGTCGGCGCCTCGTCTGAATATCACTTGCTCACTGACGGCACGAACCTTTTCCTGCGCACCTCGGCAAGGCAGGTCGTCGATTTACTGAAGAATTCGCAACAACCGATGCTGGACATCTGCTTAAGCGACGAAGTACGCCGCGTGAAAGCGGAGATCCAGGCTCAGAAGAAGGACGCAGCGTCAGAACAGATCCGGCCCTTACGGCGGATTCAAAAAGCGTAA
- the ribB gene encoding 3,4-dihydroxy-2-butanone-4-phosphate synthase has product MSPKSPFTDVATAIEEIRAGRMIIVVDDEDRENEGDLTLAAEKVTPEAINFMAKYGRGLVCLAMTEERLDHLRIGNMTAENTSQYGTAFCEAIDARQGVTTGISAYDRSHTIKVAIDPATRPTDLARPGHVFPLRARKGGVLVRAGQTEASVDLARLAGMVPAGIICEIMRDDGTMARVPDLMEFCRAHDMKMLTVAELIRYRMQNERYVHRVGEAMVETGHGEFRVIAYESEVDGGGSHLAFIRGDITDSKRPVLVRMHAHCLLGDVFGATGCDCRATLEGSLQAIAEEGRGALIYLHQTSKGFSAEKIGEQSFLTFHRERRLPTLPESERKTQRDIGLGAQILSDLNLKRIRLLTNHPRRVAGLEGFDIEIVEQVPVKLQTAERQA; this is encoded by the coding sequence ATGTCTCCTAAAAGCCCATTTACCGACGTTGCGACTGCGATTGAGGAAATCCGCGCGGGGCGGATGATTATCGTTGTCGATGACGAAGACCGTGAAAATGAAGGCGATCTAACGCTGGCGGCGGAGAAAGTTACGCCTGAGGCTATCAACTTCATGGCGAAGTATGGCCGCGGCCTGGTTTGTCTGGCAATGACTGAAGAGCGGCTTGATCATCTCCGTATCGGGAACATGACCGCGGAGAATACTTCGCAATACGGCACGGCTTTTTGCGAAGCGATTGATGCGCGACAGGGAGTGACGACCGGAATTTCGGCCTATGATCGCTCCCACACCATCAAGGTTGCGATTGACCCGGCAACGCGTCCGACGGATTTGGCACGGCCGGGGCATGTTTTTCCACTGCGGGCACGCAAGGGCGGAGTGCTGGTGCGGGCGGGGCAAACGGAAGCGTCCGTCGATCTAGCGCGGCTGGCGGGAATGGTGCCGGCTGGAATCATCTGCGAAATCATGAGAGACGACGGCACGATGGCACGGGTGCCGGATCTGATGGAGTTTTGCCGCGCGCATGACATGAAGATGCTGACGGTGGCGGAGTTGATCCGCTATCGCATGCAGAACGAGCGCTATGTCCATCGCGTGGGCGAGGCGATGGTCGAGACGGGGCACGGCGAGTTCCGCGTGATCGCTTACGAAAGCGAAGTCGACGGCGGAGGCTCGCACCTGGCGTTTATCCGCGGAGATATCACGGATTCGAAGCGCCCGGTGCTGGTACGAATGCACGCGCATTGCCTGCTGGGCGACGTATTTGGCGCCACCGGTTGCGACTGTCGAGCCACGCTCGAAGGATCCTTGCAGGCCATTGCCGAAGAAGGGCGCGGGGCACTCATCTATCTGCACCAGACTTCCAAAGGATTCTCGGCAGAGAAGATTGGGGAACAGTCGTTTCTCACGTTTCATCGCGAACGACGGCTGCCGACTCTGCCAGAGAGTGAACGGAAAACCCAGCGTGACATCGGTCTGGGAGCGCAGATCCTTTCCGATCTGAATCTGAAGCGAATCCGGTTGCTGACGAATCATCCGCGGCGGGTGGCGGGGTTGGAAGGATTTGATATTGAGATTGTGGAGCAGGTGCCGGTGAAGTTACAAACGGCGGAGCGGCAGGCTTAG